The following proteins come from a genomic window of Larimichthys crocea isolate SSNF chromosome XV, L_crocea_2.0, whole genome shotgun sequence:
- the sdf4 gene encoding 45 kDa calcium-binding protein → MAVWRKLAAPLLLCALFLLQTISVHARPANMSASKEKSPPTKDENEILPPDHLNGVKMEMDGHLNKDFHQEVFLGKEIEEFEEDSEPRRNRKKLIEIFTKVDYNKDKSVSAKEMQRWIMVKTEEHFQEAMVENKNSFRAVDPDGDGHVTWDEYRVKFLASKGFNEKEMAEKIKNNEDLKLDEETQEVLESLKDRWFQADTPPADQVLNEQEFLSFLHPEHSRGMLKYMVKEIVRDLDQDGDKKLTLSEFISLPVGTVENQQAQDIDDDWVRERKKEFEEVIDANRDGIVTMEELEEYMDPMNEHNALNEARQMIAVADENQNHNLELDEILKYSEYFTGSKLMDYARNVHEEF, encoded by the exons ATGGCTGTTTGGAGAAAACTGGCTGCGCCCCTGCTTCTCTGtgccctcttcctcctccaaaCCATCAGCGTGCACGCACGACCAGCCAACATGTCGGCCTCTAAAGAGAAGTCACCGCCCACCAAAGACGAGAATGAGATTCTCCCCCCGGACCACCTGAACGGggtgaagatggagatggaCGGCCACCTCAACAAGGACTTCCATCAGGAGGTGTTCCTGGGCAAAGAGATTGAGGAATTCGAAGAGGACTCCGAGCCCAGGAGGAACAGAAAGAAGCTCATCGAGATATTTACCAA AGTTGATTACAACAAGGACAAGAGCGTGAGCGCCAAGGAGATGCAGCGCTGGATCATGGTGAAGACGGAGGAGCACTTCCAGGAGGCCATGGTGGAGAACAAGAACAGTTTCCGTGCCGTAGACCCAGACGGCGATG GGCACGTGACGTGGGATGAATACAGAGTTAAATTTCTGGCCAGCAAAGGTTTCAATGAAAAGGAAATggctgagaaaataaagaataatgaaGATCTGAAACTGGATGAGGAAA CTCAGGAGGTTTTGGAAAGCCTGAAGGACCGCTGGTTTCAGGCCGACACCCCTCCAGCCGACCAGGTGCTGAACGAGCAGGAGTTCCTGTCCTTCCTTCACCCCGAGCACAGCAGGGGAATGCTCAAGTACATGGTCAAGGAGATCGTGCGCGACTTAG ACCAGGACGGCGATAAGAAGCTGACACTGTCAGAGTTCATCTCTCTGCCCGTGGGCACCGTGGAGAACCAGCAGGCTCAGGACATCGACGACGACTGGGTccgagagaggaagaaggagttTGAGGAAGTCATTGATGCAAACCGTGACGGCATCGTAACCATGGAGGAACTAGAG GAGTACATGGACCCGATGAACGAGCACAACGCTCTGAACGAGGCCAGGCAGATGATCGCCGTCGCAGATGAAAACCAGAATCATAATTTGGAGCTGGACGAGATTCTCAAGTATAGCGAATACTTCACGGGCAGCAAGCTCATGGATTACGCCAGAAATGTTCACGAGGAGTTCTGA